The Roseiconus lacunae genome has a segment encoding these proteins:
- the coaD gene encoding pantetheine-phosphate adenylyltransferase, with amino-acid sequence MSAPGPKVAVYTGSFDPITLGHLHIIDRASRLFETLIIGIGINAEKRSLFTPDQRRDLIETVTKDLPNIQVKFFDGLAVDFVRSQQSRVMVRGIRPLTDIAGEFTMMMANRQLDSEIETVFLMADERFAHVSSSLLKQIAGVSEDDEMLAKFVPRAIIRPLRERMRAEAR; translated from the coding sequence ATGTCTGCTCCTGGTCCTAAAGTCGCCGTCTACACCGGTTCGTTTGATCCGATCACGCTCGGGCACTTGCACATCATTGACCGAGCGAGCCGTCTGTTTGAAACGCTGATCATTGGGATCGGGATCAATGCGGAAAAGCGTTCACTTTTTACGCCAGACCAACGCCGTGACCTGATTGAAACGGTGACCAAAGACTTGCCCAACATTCAGGTCAAATTTTTTGACGGATTAGCGGTCGACTTTGTTCGTTCGCAGCAATCGCGGGTGATGGTTCGTGGCATTCGGCCTTTGACCGACATCGCCGGGGAGTTCACGATGATGATGGCAAACCGGCAACTCGATAGTGAAATCGAGACGGTATTTTTGATGGCTGATGAACGTTTCGCGCACGTCAGTAGCTCGTTGTTAAAACAGATCGCTGGGGTAAGCGAAGACGACGAGATGCTCGCGAAATTTGTACCGCGAGCAATCATACGTCCGCTCCGGGAACGCATGCGAGCGGAGGC